A genomic region of Venturia canescens isolate UGA chromosome 7, ASM1945775v1, whole genome shotgun sequence contains the following coding sequences:
- the LOC122413166 gene encoding uncharacterized protein: MLKKCYFVFCYFVIFLPLVPGFSKRIKLGSLFEEDDPRQQAFLLSVNAVNTLRHTDEELANFYLVADTNTVVNDAFEVSEHVCTLLGKGVVAIFGPFDKNAAEHVQSICDTVDMPNIVARLDVDPGRMQYFNFYPHADGLAMVLLGLVTEYEWKSYTVLYDNYDGLVRSNELLKRWNPKGYPVTIRHLGSGPDFRDVLLEVKHSTDVNIVFDCSNEILNDVLVQAQQVGILSDRHQIIVSNLDLHNLDLEPYQYSGVNFTGMRLVDIENEDCEGTFNDYLSEMKLESLSQLSTEAALIYDSVQFFARAFKRATDALDGDIKKMTCDNLETWEFGASLSNYLRTTEMHGLTGLLKFQTNGLRSDFKLDIYQLTPDGPKTTGIYNSSTGISWRVSENAVAAVEDDDMSNKTFRILIALNPPYNMLKESSAMKVGNDRYEGYAIEIIHELSKLLHFNYTFIETDPDYGSKRKDGTWSGMLGAIIAGEADLAITDLTITAERESAVDFTMPFLNLGISILYKKPKKAPPNLFSFLSPFSNQVWLYLSLAYMFCSLLLFVIGRMCPSEWDNPYPCIEEPEQLENQFTLKNSFWFTIGAIMQQGSEIAPIGMSTRIFAASWWFFCLIIVSSYTANLAAFLVVETPVKTIKSAEDLADLDGEIQYGAKKGGSTFNFFKGSNYSTYAKMYKYMEEHADEVLPDSNELGKNWVLDPDKKYAFLSESSSIQYIEQRECDLTQVGGLLDAKGYGIAMRKNYKYRNRFNTATLHLQETGALTQIQKKWWEEKRGGGKCKEEGGSAAASELTLNHVGGVFLVLGIGVALSVPFSLWELVFEVGLIAYKEKLSFKKEFMDEMKFVMKCKGSVKPARQRKSSSHGTEASTEGGTPPYGPVPTVITTAAKDELVTFQDNCIRIVLARKSSKREMRKKNWFTLLWFVTSVTSVRAFVKNIKLGLLCEKNDTLRTAFSAAVKLHNQSRGNNNCLAQLYFHEELYDIEDDLFATHDAACKLFDSGVAAIFGPSGKKSAHVQNMCDGADIPNIVVHPELEPMRNRAFNFFPQTEILGKLFANVITEFQWKAFTILYESSDSLVGIDALLKRGNPKSHTVAIRHLGAGRDFRKVLLDVKKTKVENLVIDCSYNILELVLRQCQQVGLMSDGHSIMVTNLDLHTIDLEPYQYSGVNLTGFRLIDLEYAAPGLNFERFLYDVRVNDIGQLRVPSALMYDAVILFSTALQRALKFRNGEAQKLKCNGSDYWDFGTVLNNYIRTTEIRGVTGVVKLSHNGLREDFKLDVVNLQRDGLQTMAYFNSTQQFIDWEPNERLKALAEKDDLHNKTFRVLIALVDPYNMLTKSALPQSGNDRYEGFAIDIIHEISKILNFNYTFIECQDYGDVDNVTKRATGMIGKLVRGEADLAITDFTITSKRENLVDFTMPFMNLGISILYRKPTKAAPSLFSFLSPFSNNVWLYLMVAYVVCSFLLFIIGRMSPKEWTNPYPCIGEPEQLYNQFTLKNSFWFMAGALMQQGSEIAPIGISTRTLASSWWFFTLLIISSYTANLAAFLVVETNVKIIRSAQDLANMNGAIKYGAKKNGATWEFFSNNDSPMYAKMHEYMQNNPDVMTSSNNEGVSRALDNNQNYAFLMESSSIEYITQRKCNLTQIGDLLDNKGYGIAMPKNAEYRKKFSDAVLHLSEKGVLRKLKTKWWEQKNNGGACDGDQSASASKLTLDHVGGVFLVLGLGVAFSMIFALWEFAWHICCTSYKENLSFKDVLIEESRSIIKAKSSVKSARRRTQSLEIMDSSTRASTPAFGFGPTVVMTPSDDE, from the exons atgctgaaaaaatgttatttcgtcttttgttattttgtgatatttttgcCACTGGTGCCGGGGTTTTCCAAAAGGATTAAATTGG GGAGCCTCTTCGAAGAAGATGATCCCCGTCAACAAGCGTTTTTACTCTCGGTAAATGCGGTCAATACATTGCGGCATACGGACGAGGAATTAGCCAACTTTTACCTCGTCGCAGATACTAATACTGTCGTCAACGATGCCTTCGAAGTTTCCGAACACG TTTGTACTCTTCTCGGGAAGGGAGTCGTTGCAATTTTCGGACCTTTCGATAAAAACGCGGCCGAACACGTGCAGAGCATATGTGACACAGTGGACATGCCGAATATCGTTGCACGATTGGATGTCGATCCAGGCAGAATGCAGTATTTTAACTTCTATCCTCACGCCGATGGACTTGCGATG GTTCTTCTGGGATTGGTGACCGAATATGAATGGAAATCGTACACAGTGTTGTACGACAATTACGATGGTCTTGTTCGTTCGAATGAACTGCTCAAAAGATGGAATCCCAAGGGATATCCAGTGACCATTCGACATTTGGGAAGTGGGCCAGATTTCAG GGACGTGCTGCTTGAAGTGAAGCATTCGACGGACGTGAACATCGTGTTTGATTGTTCCAACGAAATCCTCAACGACGTTCTCGTACAAGCACAGCAAGTGGGCATTTTGTCCGATCGCCATCAAATCATTGTCAGCAATTTG GATCTCCACAATCTCGATCTAGAACCTTATCAATATTCCGGAGTCAATTTCACCGGAATGCGATTGGTGGACATAGAAAATGAGGACTGTGAAGGAACATTCAACGATTATTTATCGGAAATGAAATTGGAAAGTTTGTCACAATTGAGCACAGAGGCTGCCCTCATTTACGACAGCGTACAGTTTTTCGCAAGAGCTTTTAAACGAGCCACGGACGCTTTGGACGgggacattaaaaaaatgacatgcGACAATTTGGAAACTTGGGAGTTTGGCGCGAGTTTGAGCAATTATTTGCGCAcc ACGGAGATGCACGGATTGACCGGCTTGCTGAAATTCCAAACAAACGGGCTGAGAAGCGATTTCAAGCTTGACATTTACCAACTGACTCCCGATGGCCCCAAAACTACTGGCATTTACAACAGTTCGACTGGAATCAGTTGGCGAGTCTCTGAAAATGCAGTAGCAGCGGTCGAAGACGATGACATGTCAAACAAGACTTTCAGAATCCTCATTGCCCTG AATCCACCGTATAACATGCTGAAGGAATCTTCAGCAATGAAAGTGGGCAATGATCGATACGAGGGTTATGCCATAGAAATAATCCACGAGCTCAGCAAATTGTTGCACTTCAATTACACGTTCATCGAAACTGATCCTGATTATGGCAGCAAGAGAAAAGATGGCACATGGTCTGGAATGTTGGGTGCCATCATTGCGGGT gaAGCAGATTTGGCCATAACCGATTTGACGATTACTGCGGAGCGAGAAAGTGCCGTCGACTTTACGATGCCATTTTTAAATCTCG GAATAAGTATCCTctacaaaaaaccaaaaaaagcaCCACCCAATTTGTTCTCTTTTCTGTCGCCGTTCTCCAATCAGGTTTGGCTTTACTTGAGTCTCGCTTACATGTTTTGCTCGCTATTGTTATTCGTAATTGGAAGAATGTGTCCATCCGAATGGGATAATCCCTATCCTTGCATCGAAGAACCAGAACAATTGGAGAATCAATTTACCCTGAAGAATTCATTCTGGTTCACAATTGGAGCCATTATGCAGCAGGGTTCTGAAATCGCACCGAT TGGAATGTCGACGAGAATTTTCGCCGCTTCTTGGTGGTTTTTCTGTCTCATTATCGTTTCATCTTACACGGCGAATCTCGCGGCTTTTCTTGTCGTCGAAACCCCCGTTAAAACCATCAAATCAGCCGAGGACCTCGCCGACTTGGATGGCGAAATTCAATATGGCGCCAAGAAAGGGGGTTCGACTTTCAATTTCTTCAAG GGCTCCAACTACTCGACTTAtgcaaaaatgtataaatacaTGGAGGAGCATGCGGACGAAGTCCTCCCCGACAGCAATGAACTGGGCAAAAATTGGGTGCTCGATCCAGACAAAAAATATGCGTTTCTTTCGGAATCCTCGTCGATTCAGTACATCGAGCAGAGAGAATGCGACCTGACACAAGTCGGTGGACTCTTAGACGCGAAAGGTTACGGTATTGCGATGCGAAAAA ATTACAAGTACAGAAACAGATTTAATACGGCGACGTTGCATCTTCAGGAGACCGGAGCACTTACCCAAATCCAGAAGAAGTGGTGGGAAGAAAAACGCGGAGGTGGTAAATGCAAG GAGGAAGGTGGATCGGCTGCTGCTTCGGAATTGACTTTAAACCACGTCGGAGGTGTTTTCCTCGTACTAGGAATCGGTGTTGCCCTCTCCGTGCCATTTTCACTCTGGGAGTTAGTATTCGAAGTCGGTCTTATCGCGTACAAAGAAAAA TTATCATTCAAGAAAGAATtcatggatgaaatgaaattcgtaATGAAGTGCAAAGGAAGTGTCAAACCCGCGAGACAAAGGAAATCTTCGTCTCATGGTACTGAGGCCAGTACCGAAGGTGGTACGCCACCTTATGGACCAGTACCAACAGTCATAACAACGGCAGCGAAAGACGAAT TGGTGACGTTTCAGGATAATTGTATCCGAATTGTGCTCGCGAGGAAG TCGAGCAAGCGAgagatgcgaaaaaaaaattggttcacTCTTTTATGGTTTGTCACATCGGTGACATCAGTACGAGCATTtgttaaaaacataaaattgg GATTGTTGTGCGAGAAAAACGATACATTGCGGACTGCATTCTCTGCAGCTGTAAAGCTCCACAATCAATCGAGAGGCAACAACAATTGCTTGGCGCAGCTGTATTTTCATGAGGAATTGTACGATATTGAAGACGACCTGTTTGCCACCCACGACGCAG CATGCAAACTTTTCGACTCCGGAGTAGCCGCAATCTTCGGgccgagtggaaaaaaatctgcGCACGTGCAAAACATGTGCGACGGAGCGGATATTCCGAATATCGTTGTGCACCCGGAGCTCGAGCCGATGAGAAATAGagcttttaacttttttcctcaaactGAGATACTCGGAAAG TTGTTCGCAAACGTCATAACAGAATTTCAATGGAAAGCTTTCACAATATTGTACGAAAGTTCTGACAGCCTCGTGGGTATAGATGCACTGTTGAAAAGGGGCAACCCTAAAAGCCACACTGTGGCGATTCGTCACTTGGGTGCAGGAAGAGATTTCAG AAAGGTACTGCTcgatgtgaaaaaaacgaaagtggAAAATCTCGTGATCGATTGCTCGTACAATATTCTCGAACTCGTACTCCGACAATGTCAGCAAGTTGGTCTCATGTCTGACGGTCATAGCATCATGGTGACAAATTTG GACTTGCATACGATTGATTTGGAACCGTATCAATATTCGGGTGTGAATTTGACGGGGTTTCGTCTGATTGACCTTGAATATGCGGCCCCGGGATTGaatttcgaacgatttttatacGATGTGAGAGTCAACGACATTGGCCAACTGCGGGTTCCATCTGCTCTTATGTACGACGCAGTGATTCTTTTCTCAACAGCATTGCAGCGAGCTCTGAAATTCCGTAACGGTGAAGCCCAAAAACTAAAGTGCAATGGTTCGGATTATTGGGATTTTGGTACTGTTTTGAACAACTACATTCGCACC ACTGAAATAAGAGGAGTGACCGGAGTCGTTAAACTCAGTCACAACGGATTACGCGAAGATTTCAAGCTCGATGTCGTTAATTTGCAACGTGACGGTTTACAAACAATGGCGTATTTCAATAGCACGCAGCAGTTCATTGATTGGGAGCCAAATGAAAGGTTGAAAGCCCTCGCCGAAAAGGATGATTTGCATAATAAAACTTTCAGAGTTCTCATCGCACTG GTTGACCCGTACAACATGCTTACTAAATCAGCACTCCCACAATCTGGCAACGACCGTTACGAAGGATTCGCCATTGACATTATTCACGAGATcagcaaaattttgaatttcaattatacTTTCATCGAATGCCAAGACTATGGAGACGTCGATAATGTCACTAAAAGAGCGACTGGCATGATCGGTAAACTTGTGAGGGGG GAAGCGGATTTGGCGATAACGGATTTTACCATTACATCGAAGCGCGAAAATTTGGTCGATTTTACGATGCCTTTCATGAATTTAG GTATCAGTATACTTTATAGAAAGCCAACAAAAGCAGCACCGAGCCTCTTCTCGTTTCTCTCGCCCTTCTCGAACAACGTGTGGCTCTACTTGATGGTCGCATACGTAGTTTGCTCCTTTCTGCTGTTCATCATCGGCCGTATGAGCCCAAAAGAATGGACGAATCCTTACCCCTGCATCGGAGAGCCTGAGCAGCTCTACAACCAGTTTACGCTCAAAAACTCTTTTTGGTTCATGGCCGGAGCATTGATGCAGCAAGGATCTGAAATTGCGCCAAT TGGCATATCAACAAGAACTTTGGCTTCGTCTTGGTGGTTTTTCACCCTCTTAATTATTTCTTCGTACACGGCTAATCTCGCCGCGTTTCTCGTGGTCGaaacaaacgtgaaaatcaTCAGGTCGGCCCAGGATCTGGCCAACATGAACGGAGCGATCAAATATGGtgctaaaaaaaatggcgcCACGTGGGAATTCTTCTcg AATAACGATTCTCCGATGTATGCGAAAATGCATGAGTACATGCAGAACAATCCAGACGTGATGACCTCTTCGAACAATGAGGGTGTTAGTAGGGCGTTGGATAATAATCAAAATTATGCTTTTTTAATGGAATCTTCGTCGATCGAGTATATCACGcagagaaaatgtaatttaACTCAAATTGGTGACTTATTGGATAACAAGGGTTATGGAATCGCGATGCCCAAAA ATGCAGAGTACAGAAAAAAGTTCAGTGATGCTGTGCTGCATTTGTCAGAGAAGGGAGTCCTTCGCAAACTCAAAACAAAGTGGTGGGAGCAGAAAAATAATGGTGGAGCTTGTGAC GGTGATCAATCAGCCTCCGCCTCTAAACTGACTCTGGATCACGTAGGTGGGGTTTTCCTCGTTCTTGGACTCGGGGTAGCTTTTTCCATGATCTTTGCACTTTGGGAATTTGCCTGGCATATTTGTTGCACTTCTTATAAGGAAAAT TTGTCATTCAAGGACGTACTGATAGAGGAGTCGAGGTCGATAATCAAGGCAAAATCGAGCGTCAAGTCAGCGAGGAGACGAACACAATCATTGGAAATAATGGATTCGAGCACGAGAGCGAGTACACCAGCCTTCGGATTTGGTCCAACAGTCGTGATGACGCCATCGGACgacgaatga